A stretch of Ischnura elegans chromosome 4, ioIscEleg1.1, whole genome shotgun sequence DNA encodes these proteins:
- the LOC124157285 gene encoding mucin-5AC-like, translating to MERGFLLLLGSIVALAIAASASAQLDPEYQGGEEQQLQQQGLSQEGLQYLPGENGRRRNGRRKNSARRPGSRNRGPAPGSFPGDGQFSSPGTEQHQHLPPALPEQFAGALDGESGAAPGEPGIDYPIYSHIPVTSFSCEGKIAGYYADPETQCQIFHVCTPGGATSNSFICPNGTLFNPAVRTCDWWPAVDCGASTESLRLNFVEKRAKDKSQATQSLLGGPGTRIKPQRTHNRQHNQGFQQKFTNEVLSQDTNQETGRQSFKSHQPEQIPQSNVGSIPVQQPQTAGNDKYAITYENRQDQNTVAHGGRNPAVRRRPPGSKRFPNQSLKRNQYLRTTTPSAFTAGSPTVGEIYNPQVTTQRTTASGNFNLPQRSHTVTRFDITSETLDFPSFRHTPSTTTYRTPTVQSTYEPVFSTTKGTTRNRISRPKPQRLPSTVQVTQPSYDGTVANVETSTITRARKPTRIVTQAPSVDRSPIAVQPINVRFRQPPSLRVPSTTNEPIQISLSSPHPTAEVPYSVVVTTPSAEHFSVTPVTSEQPLENSIFQNSPTFATFVENPSPVRPIVVASPQPAVAPQKKLFPSGFMAPQPVLESFEPLTAGDDVPSQSNSAGNIDTSELETRGGFTPSSGASFAQSFAGSTADQGTSPAGGVSIAQSFAQSGAFSGDLKFSDRDDFPFFAGQAGGDSPNVLGFEEPQSSEKEAPNLSSENTNFGPFTSSFAQSFASADSFASGDGFQQSVPVSSTTPTSPPPKATTFRPLNIVTVKASPKPTTTTIKPVYTPTVPQTTARPTTHPPKKFATTTTTTTRPSTSVTAPTTTTVRTPPTPRPISSTTASFQTTTTKKPKGFYITLAPPSRPSTVQQSLDKDKAPKDNSISYPSSTYYPTPTQSPPTPQFSPSLFYPPTRSSHINVVPNSYFRASTRTQYSPGSLVGASPVITSSGTVSGSDATVNIVDTPIKSTSFEIKTVQDGQNGSGFTLSPPSTYAYQSQASFDYQPDQSNQRNETGKSTTTSEQTYQGATEPPFVIQKSVELFASHEVAYHPSVFSQTSYSLSSLQGDYNTGRADQIDFQPPPYIEPSPNARGFGNWNLNDADEKRISENS from the exons ATGGAGAGAGGATTTCTTCTACTATTAG GAAGCATCGTTGCCTTGGCGATAGCGGCTTCCGCTAGCGCCCAATTGGATCCGGAATATCAAGGGGGAGAGGAACAGCAACTGCAACAACAGGGACTCTCCCAGGAAGGATTACAATACCTGCCGGGGGAGAACGGCAGGAGGAGGAACGGCCGCAGAAAAAATAGCGCCCGTCGTCCAGGGTCCAGGAACAGGGGTCCCGCGCCAGGATCTTTCCCTGGAGACGGGCAATTCTCATCCCCGGGGACGGAGCAGCACCAGCACCTCCCACCGGCCCTGCCGGAGCAGTTCGCGGGAGCCCTAGACGGAGAGTCGGGCGCGGCGCCCGGAGAGCCGGGGATCGACTACCCAATCTACTCCCACATTCCGGTCACGTCGTTCAGCTGCGAGGGAAAGATTGCCG GATACTACGCTGATCCGGAGACACAATGTCAAATCTTTCACGTGTGCACACCTGGTGGAGCCACCAGTAACTCCTTCATTTGTCCCAACGGAACTCTGTTCAACCCAGCAGTTCGGACATGCGACTGGTGGCCTGCTGTTGACTGCGGAGCCTCAACCGAGAGCCTGCGATTGAACTTCGTGGAAAAGAGAGCGAAGGACAAGTCTCAAGCGACTCAGTCTCTACTTGGTGGACCCGGGACGAGGATAAAACCTCAACGAACTCACAACAGGCAGCACAACCAGGGGTTCCAGCAAAAATTCACGAACGAAGTCTTATCTCAGGACACGAACCAGGAAACAGGAAGGCAGTCCTTCAAGTCTCACCAGCCGGAACAGATCCCGCAAAGCAACGTGGGATCCATTCCGGTCCAGCAGCCGCAAACCGCTGGCAATGATAAATACGCTATCACGTATGAAAATCGTCAAGACCAAAACACCGTCGCCCACGGTGGACGGAACCCAGCCGTAAGAAGGAGACCACCAGGCTCGAAACGATTCCCAAACCAATCCTTGAAGAGAAACCAGTACTTGAGAACAACCACACCTTCTGCCTTTACCGCCGGATCGCCAACTGTGGGAGAAATCTATAACCCACAAGTCACTACTCAAAGGACTACCGCCAGCGGAAACTTTAACTTGCCTCAAAGGAGTCATACCGTTACTCGTTTTGACATAACGAGCGAGACACTCGACTTCCCTTCTTTCCGGCATACACCTAGCACGACAACTTATCGCACACCCACGGTCCAAAGTACATATGAGCCTGTATTTTCCACGACTAAAGGTACTACTCGTAATAGGATCTCGCGTCCAAAGCCGCAAAGATTACCTTCCACGGTTCAAGTCACGCAACCATCTTATGATGGAACAGTGGCAAACGTTGAGACGAGTACTATTACAAGAGCGCGTAAGCCAACGAGAATCGTGACTCAAGCCCCGTCAGTTGATAGGTCCCCAATCGCGGTTCAACCGATCAACGTTAGATTTAGACAGCCTCCCAGCCTTCGAGTACCTTCTACAACCAACGAACCTATCCAAATCTCACTATCATCCCCTCATCCGACCGCTGAAGTCCCCTACTCGGTCGTAGTGACGACACCAAGTGCTGAACATTTCTCTGTTACACCTGTAACCAGCGAGCAGCCATTGGAGAATTCTATATTTCAGAATAGTCCCACCTTTGCAACTTTCGTTGAAAATCCAAGTCCTGTGCGACCCATTGTCGTTGCTTCGCCGCAACCAGCCGTCGCTCCGCAAAAGAAACTCTTTCCATCAGGATTCATGGCCCCTCAACCTGTCTTAGAGAGCTTTGAGCCTCTAACAGCAGGAGACGACGTACCTTCTCAATCTAACTCTGCCGGTAACATAGACACTTCGGAACTAGAGACAAGGGGTGGGTTTACTCCATCGTCTGGTGCCAGTTTCGCACAATCTTTTGCAGGGTCTACGGCGGACCAAGGTACTTCCCCTGCGGGGGGCGTAAGCATTGCGCAGTCTTTTGCCCAAAGTGGTGCCTTCTCCGGGGATTTAAAATTCTCCGATCGAGATGACTTCCCCTTTTTCGCGGGTCAAGCTGGTGGAGACAGCCCCAATGTTTTAGGATTCGAAGAGCCTCAGAGCAGCGAGAAAGAAGCGCCCAATCTATCATCTGAAAATACTAACTTCGGACCGTTTACATCATCTTTCGCGCAGTCCTTCGCCAGCGCGGACTCGTTCGCTTCGGGTGATGGGTTCCAGCAAAGCGTCCCAGTTTCAAGTACAACGCCGACAAGTCCTCCTCCAAAAGCAACGACATTCCGTCCACTGAATATAGTGACCGTGAAAGCCAGCCCTAAACCAACTACAACCACTATTAAGCCAGTTTACACACCCACAGTACCTCAGACAACTGCAAGGCCGACAACTCATCCACctaaaaagtttgcgaccaccaCCACAACGACGACAAGGCCAAGTACCTCAGTCACAGCACCGACAACCACCACCGTGCGTACACCGCCAACACCACGCCCGATTTCATCTACCACAGCCTCATTCCAAACCACCACAACCAAGAAGCCTAAGGGGTTTTACATAACACTAGCCCCACCGAGCAGGCCGAGCACGGTTCAACAATCTCTAGACAAAGACAAAGCACCTAAAGATAATTCCATCTCATATCCTAGCAGCACTTACTATCCAACTCCTACACAATCACCCCCCACGCCTCAATTCTCACCCTCACTGTTTTACCCGCCAACAAGGTCTTCGCACATCAACGTAGTACCCAACTCCTATTTTAGAGCGTCCACGAGAACTCAATATTCCCCGGGTAGCTTAGTCGGTGCATCTCCGGTGATAACATCTTCAGGCACGGTCTCCGGCTCGGATGCAACCGTAAACATAGTAGACACGCCCATCAAGAGCACTTCGTTTGAAATTAAAACTGTTCAAGATGGCCAGAACGGTTCAGGTTTTACGCTAAGCCCACCCTCGACCTACGCTTATCAATCTCAGGCATCATTCGATTATCAGCCAGATCAGTCCAATCAACGGAATGAGACGGGTAAATCAACGACGACCTCCGAACAAACATACCAGGGAGCAACTGAACCACCTTTTGTCATTCAAAAATCGGTCGAGTTATTCGCATCGCATGAAGTGGCTTACCATCCCTCCGTTTTCTCACAGACATCCTATAGCCTTAGCTCGTTACAGGGAGATTACAACACAGGAAGAGCCGACCAGATTGATTTTCAGCCACCGCCTTACATTGAACCATCACCAAACGCAAGAGGATTTGGCAACTGGAATCTAAATGATGCTGATGAGAAGAGGATATCAGAGAATTCCTGA